Within Macrobrachium nipponense isolate FS-2020 chromosome 20, ASM1510439v2, whole genome shotgun sequence, the genomic segment tattctttggaagctcgaatttcaagtcagtggcccctgtagtgTGCTCGTGCCATACGaacagggttcaccttctgaatacgtaataataatgataatgataataattaggcTGTCTTTCCAAGAAAACCATTTTTTAACGGTTCTGGTGGTGGTGTGCACGTCGTAGGTTGTCGGGGGAAATTACTCATGAAGTCCGGAAATTCTCTCATGGTCAAGGCCCCATCCAAATGTGGACTGACTTAAGAGGATGACCTTTGAAATTTCTGTTTGAGTTAGCGGAAGGGCCTGTCAGAGGGGGATGGGGCCTGaagtgggggaggaggaagaggaggggaatGAGGAATAGGTTTCTTCCAGGTTTGAGGAGGAAGGGgtttgtttgtgcgtgcgtgtgtagaCTCACATGGAAAAGAATCATTGTAGTGGTGGTATGAGAGCAAGGAAGTGAAAGAcaaggggaggggaggtaagtgAGGGTTGTTGGTGAGGTAGGGCTTCGGTATGCGGTATAGGACATGggagggaagagaaagagagggggtagggggggggctgggggagggGCAGGGGCCCCAAAAATGGGGGGGAGGTTTTTTGTAATGTTTTCGAGGTGTCATTTGTATGTCTTCTCGTGTGTCTCCCAATGACCCACATCATCATCGTCCAGGCTCTTGATGGCTCGAAAGCATATTCCTTGCCAGTTGTTCCCCGTCAGCTGACCCGTCTGAAGCTCTCAGAAGGACTCgctccctcttcaggtagctgGCTGGTGCCCCTAGTATAAACAACAGCTCTGTGAAATAACAGCATCCTTTCGCTTCTTGTTGCGAGGTCAATCGCGTGTTGTGTGCGTTGATGAGTCTGGACCTCTCATGCGGGCGTTGTTTTGTGCATCTACGAAAAGTGTCAGTGTGATTTAGACAGTATGGACCTGTGCACTAAAGTGTGATTTAGACAGTATGGACCTGTGCACTAAGGAAAAAAAACCTGAGCGATTTATTGGTGAAGTTTTCAAAAGGAGTCATTTTTACTAACCCCTTCTCGCCAAGACTTTTGGACGACGGAAACACGTTCATACGTGTGCGAGTTTTACCGAGTTGTATCACACTTTTAAATTGCCTGACGAAAATAATTTTCCCGTATTGTATATCGGAGAGTGGCAGTTCAACTTCGTGACCTTGTGTCTTAAACAGTTGACAGTTCCAGTCGTCAAGGTCGCGAGGTGTACTCAATAATCATTAGATCATTGACTCATCAGTATGGACTGTGCTTTGCCATTGCTTATCGAAGGAAGAGTGAGATGAATCTCTTTATGATGGCCAAAATCTCTTTATGATGGCCAAAATCTCTTTATGATGGCCAAAGCCGTTTCACTCATAGTTATGTAAGCGTGACTGCTGGATGTGTGTCCGTGTTTTATGTATGATTATGCAAAGGTTGTGTGGGTACACaaaacaagcatatatatatatatatatatatatatatatatatatagatatatatatatatatatatatatatattatatatataaagtaatcagCACAAACGTGTGAAACAGAATTAAATTTCTGACTCTcattgggatcgaacccaagTTTTcattgaaagccaaagacgtgtTTCAGTTGGTAGCACCATTGCCTtttaattgaaagacctgggttcgatcctgatgtgatatatatatatatatatatatatatatatatatatatatatatatatatatatatatattgtgtgtgtgtgtgtgtgtgtgtgtgtgtgtgtgtgtgtgtgtgtgtgtgtgtgacgcgcCTCTGCTTGCGTGCGCGTTCATGTGGAATAATGTTTGTGGAATGTGGTCTATTCATACTATGAAGATAGAAGTGTGTCCATTTTGTATAGGAGTAATTGgtctactgaaatataataaacaattggCCAGGATTCTAATTAGTTTTTGAaacacttttcttttcttcttctcttcttcttcttcgaataCAAAACAATCCAAGAACCTACGCTTTTCCTTGATCATGATAAATACACTAATACTGTTCCATGTTGTTCAGATATACATCAAGCACATAAGACCCATGAAGAGTTAACTGTACGTCGCTAGAAAAGGAAAAGGCACGAAGGGTAATACAAgatgcccccctctctctctctctctctctctctctcttactctctctctctcctctctcctctctctctctctgtttttaataTTGTGTTAGTCGTAATGTGATAGTGTCTGGTTGGTTAAAGAGACACTCTCAAGGCATGTAGATTAAAAGAAtaatctctcttcttcttcttcgtctctcttctctctctctctctcttctcttctctatctctctctccctctctctgttttttaATATTGGTGTTAGTCGTAATGTGATTGAAGTTATCGGTTGGTTTTAAAGAGACACCACTCAAATGACATTGCAGATAATTAAAgactaaatatctctctctctctctctctctctcctctctctctctctctctctctctctctctatctcctcacaGGACATGATCCATAGAGACAGACGGCGTTTAGGACAGGTGTTCTAAAACTCGGTTAACTCAATAATATTTGAAGCCATCTAAAGGTTGCGAGTGGAGACAAGACCTCTTGAGAATCTGGattatcgtttctctctctctctctctctctctctctctctctctctctctctctctctctctctctctctcgtgaggttTCATTGCTGACTGTGAAAAACGGTGGCGATCGTTTTCCTTCCGCGTGATGGAAAAAGTTCGGATCTTGGTACAATGTTTGTCAATCTGTTTAGTCTCTTCTTCATATCAAGAATaattaaacttctctctctctctctctctctctctctctctctctctctctctctctctctctctctctatctctctcctctcttctctctcctcttctggcATCTCTCTCGGTGGCCACTTTACTTTGCGTTCAGGTTTTTTGACGTTCATGCCATGTCGATTATGTAAAATCCTTTGCTTTGATCgtcatgttttctgttgggtcAACCTTCATTTGCctaatttatttgtgtgtgtgtatgtatgagtgttcGTGGTAGGTTACTCGCTAATTTTTGAACTGTGAAACAGACTTAggattgtattatttatttctggtTGCTTGTGAGGATTGCTAATGTCAGTATGAACTATTGCAAAACTTTCAGATCAGTGACGAGTATTTGTATAGACTACATCAAAGGCAACAGTTACTTTGTTGTGAACTTGAGAAAAGAAATCTCATGAGTGTGAACTtcggaaaaaaaggaaatctgaCTAGATTTAGGAAAGTGATCTTTTTGAaccataagaataagaagaaatacCTCGACATAATCATAATTTAATACGGCCCCCAAGGGACTGTCAACCATCTTGACCTTCGGTCACTTCGTCGTTGTATGTGACGTCATATTCGGGACGCCCTGCGGAGGAGTCTCGGCCCCTCTGCACCCCTTCAGGAGATATTATGCCTGTTCCCGTAGCACGTGTGTCCTCGCCGACAGATCCTCAAGCTCTGTTCCGGTATCCCACGCCTCTCCCCCTGCCCCCCGCAAAGAAAGGCGATAGGTGTGAACAGCAGCACCGCCTCACACCCGAGCCTCCTGCTGCAGTAGTCGAGAACCGAGCTCTGTCTCCAGATAACTACGCGGTGGTCGCCGTTTTACCCCAGAGCCCCTCCATCATCCACCCCTACACGTCGTGTCCCTCCCCGGTCATCAACGTCTCCTACCAGGCGGACTTAGACTGTCGAAGCCCAAGTCCTTTCGAAGCGGCTGCTTCTCCCGAAGGGTCCTCGTCCGTCCTGTCCGGTTCTCCCTTCGAGGTTTTGCCCTCCCCGAGCGTCCACTCGTCAGCGCCCCCATCGTCAGTGCCGTCTCTTGTCGTGTCTCCCAGCGATCTCGTCGCCGAGGGAGAGAGGCGACTGCCGAGTTTTTGGTTGACGCAGCCCACTCCTACTCCGTCGTCCCTTTCGTCGACGTCCTCGTCTTGGGGCTTGCGACTGTCCCCCGAGACTTCGAACTCCAGACCAGGCTCGGTCTCTTCAGTTTCCACAGCGCCtccttcatcgtcgtcgtcggcGGCGTCCTATCACAGCTGCACTAGTGGCCCTTCATGCGACGGGTCGGTCAGAGCGAAGGTCTCCGTGAAGAGCAACTCTCAGCAGACTACAGTAGCAACCACCGGTGGCAGTTGGTTCGGCTGCGGTCGGAAGTCCAGCATGTTGGGGATGGTGGTGGCGGCCGTAGGTAATTGCATGCGATCCGTAGAGCCCGCCCAGAGGAACCTCATTGATGAGCCCGAATTTGTGGCCGAGGCTCAGGAAGACGCCATCCCAACCCCTGCGAATGTCCGCAGCAGGGTTGAGGGCACCGTTCAGGAGAGGAGGGATGGATGGGGGACCGGTAGCGCCCCTGGCAGCAACGTCGGTGGACGTAATCTGTGCATCATAGAGGAATACTCAGGCTTCGCGGAGTCGTCTTCCAGCGGGAATGCTTCTCACTCGAGGGATATACCGATTATCCACCAGACCGTCTTAgaagaggagggagagactaTTCACAACAATAACAACGTGAAACACAAGAAGAACAGAGGGAAAAATGGCGGGGGCTCCTCCGCCAGTCGCCGCCCCTTGATCTTGAtgtttggctcacagaggtcgtccTCTGTCCCCTCCTGTTATGGTTACGGAAAGAGGTCCAAATCAAATTCAGGTTTGTGGGGTTTTGTTGTCATATTGTACTTAAAAGGTCTTTAATATTAAAAGTtctttaatattaattaaatgcTTTCTCTTTTATGCAAATTATCTAGTAGTATCACGCCCAAATcgtctacattttttgttttcattactgtATTTTAAAGGTCCTATTTCTCATTCCATGGcaaattatgaaaatatctttcctcctcctccttctcctcctcctcctcttcttcttcttcttattcttcttcttcttctttgtaaacagtaatttttcattctctttgtATCGTGTTGTTGCCTTGTGCCGGATCTGAAATAACAAAATTGTTGTTTAAAGTAGTTTGAAATGCAaactaataatttgataaatgatGTAGTTTTCCTTTTTAATGTGCAAGTTAACTTAATTTGGCATAATTTGAGAAGCCAAATTACCCTGTGACTCTTATTTACAGATTGTATTGTCAGAATTTTTGTAACCAAGCATAACATGAGTCATAACATCAACCGATTCATGCATGTACACAGAATGCTCATCAGCAGCTTGTCAAATCCTATACCGACACGGTGTTGTCATTTACCTCTGCATCAGTTCCAGGGCTCTCCCTACTGAGGATGACGTGCAATTGGAACCTGAAAGGTTCCAGAGAAAATGTAGCCCATTACTGCTCTAAAGCCATCTCTCTGCATTCGAGTATTTTACTTGCattggtaatttatttttttttttcatattctaatAACTAATCTTTTTCTGTGTTTCatatttccttctgttacttctttcaaattaacATCATAATGGCctttcgaagcttgaatttcaagtcagtggcctctgttggcttgttccgtatgaataggattcatgttctgaataataataataatagtaataaattcaCAATCTTGTGAAAAATAGCTGTGTAAAGAAAACCCATAATATTGAAGTAAAtcttatgtttttattgtttacataGTAATACAATTTATAATATGACTGGATTTTTcttacaaataatgataataataataatacctcatcTACGCACACGTTGTTTTCCTGGAAGTCTAGGCCCTCCTTTCCAGTAGTACCACCTTGCCGTCTTTCCAGcactttctaggtcttcctctccttcctcgTAAATCATCCCGTTTGTACACTTTTCACCAACCTGTAAAGAACAGCCATGAACTACTTGTGATAAGATAGGTCACCCTTTATATGCATTCTGAAATGTAAATTTGTTATTGCAGTATTTTACAGGAAAGAAATCGGCTTTAATTTTAATATGTATAGTGGTTTTAGCATGATTTTATAGGAAAGAAAGGGGCCATTTGGTTGTAAttctcattatattatatatatatatattatatatatatatatatatatataatatatatatatatatatataatatatatatgtgtgtgtgtgtgtgtgtgtgtgtgtgtgtgtgtgtgtgtgtgtgtgtgtgtgtatctatatctacttttttcaatatttcatagGGCAAATGAGGgcctttttgttttaattatatgtaaagtggtttttgcaattttttttttataggaaagaggccttttggttttaattcttaaataagtaaaatatttttgcacTTTCAAAGGAAAGAAAGGTGCCTTTTGGTGTTTCATTCTTGTACTATGTAAAGTGGGTTGCAATACTTTACAGGACAGAAAGGGGCCTTTCGGTTTTAATCATATGTAAAGTGGTTCTTGCGACATATAATTGGAAAGAAAGAAGCTTTTGGATTTAATTCTTAAGTGTGAAgtgttttttcaatatttcataagAAAGCAAAGTGCTTTTTGGTTGTCATTCTTATAGGGAATAAAGTGCTTTACCTTTTCCCCATATTGAACGATTAGGGTGAGTGGATGATAGCAGAGTTCCTAGAAAACAAAACTTGCTGTGGGAAACCTTGTCAGCTAACATAACTTAATCAACCTTGAGAGCAAGGATACAGTGCAGGGTTCTGTGCGTTGTTTTGACGCCAAACTTGCCAAGTCAAGTGGAAGGCGTCCTCGACCGGAAAAGTTTGGAAACGCTGGAGGAGATTCTGAACACATCGCTGAGCTAGGCGCAGAGTTGCCAGTTAGGGAAcggtaaatatttcttttaggtgtcctgaaaaaaaaaaaaaaaatttttctttattttttttcttttcactactACAGTCAGCAAGAAGCAACTGGAAATGAAGCAATGGCAAATTAGTTTTCAATTTGTTTAGGAAGCATCATTATCTGGCTGCAATTACAGTGATGCGTTGTGGTTTATATGTCCTCTAAAAATTGCTTTGATTTGAAGTCGAAACCTCTCTTTGATATACACCTAGATTTACATTTTCTCTTggaagtgttttatatatatatatatatatatatatatatatatatatatatatatatatatatatatatatatacatacatacatacatacatacgcgtaACTCGTGCACTTCGAGAATGAAAACCATAAATCTTGAAATACTGCATTTAATTCTTTCAAAAAGACTCGAGTAAGATATCGGAAATGTTTTGAAGGggagtaaaattctctctctctctctctctctctctctctctctctctctctctctctctctctctctcgtgggaaaTTAAGACCAGTAGGCTCCTGAATCTTTCGCCGGGTTCAGTGGCGTTCCCAAATGTAGATAAAAGGCTTTTACTTCGAAGGGAAATAAATTATCAAGGGATGAGTGATCTCTGGAGATTGCAACCAAGTATATAGTAatcttgaagtgttttttttattgccgaTAGATCTGTTggaagtttagtttttatttcttatatttgtttGGACATTTCTGTGGGAAATCTGTTTTTTTCCTAATTAACCTTTTGTAAGGACAGTTctatgggaattttttttcttctttttttttggcgggAACAGTACCGTTgcaaatttttgggaattttaCCTTTTCTATTTCCTATGGGgatatttttgcaatttttttttacagttttttgtgaATTCTTGATTTTTTCTCACATCTTTTTGTGGGGACAGTTCTTTGGGAAATTAGTTTTTTGTGGGAACAGTTCTATGGGAAATTTAGGgcgtttttcgtttttatttttgtgggggctgttttgtaagaaaaaaatttttttttttttttgtagtcctGGAGCAAATctcgtttttttatattattattaaccatgtgGGTAAAGTTCTTTGGGAAATTTTggccgttttttgttttttatttttgtcagggagatttttgtgatgaatttctttttgtttaatttttggaCATTTCTGTGGGAAATCTcgttttttccattaactttttaTGGGGTCAATTTTGTGGGAAAGTTTGGgcgtttttcctttttgttttttgttggggccgtgttgtgtatatattatgtatatatattaatatatatatatagatatatatatatatatatatatatatatatacatatacagtatatatatatatatatatatatatatatatatatactacagtatatatatatatatatatatatatatatatatatatatatctatatatatatatataaatgtgcgggAATCTCTGTTATTTTCCTATCTTTTAAGGTTTGTGGGTACagttctgtgtgttttttttttttttttcttgggggcgGGGGGTTTGTTTCTGCATAGGTTTAtggatttttcttttgctgttcCGTTGGAAATTTCCCCAGTTTTATGGATTGGTTTTGGCGGGAACCATACAAATGCGGATAGTTTTTTTCGCAGATAtgctagtataataataataataataataattattattattattattattattattataattgtaaccGTGTATTGGTTGTAGCTCCGTACTTTCACTTTCATGCATGTAGTATTGAAAATAGCTGCATTCAGTAgattatacaaacacatat encodes:
- the LOC135225363 gene encoding cyclin-dependent kinase 16-like isoform X2 — encoded protein: MPVPVARVSSPTDPQALFRYPTPLPLPPAKKGDRCEQQHRLTPEPPAAVVENRALSPDNYAVVAVLPQSPSIIHPYTSCPSPVINVSYQADLDCRSPSPFEAAASPEGSSSVLSGSPFEVLPSPSVHSSAPPSSVPSLVVSPSDLVAEGERRLPSFWLTQPTPTPSSLSSTSSSWGLRLSPETSNSRPGSVSSVSTAPPSSSSSAASYHSCTSGPSCDGSVRAKVSVKSNSQQTTVATTGGSWFGCGRKSSMLGMVVAAVGNCMRSVEPAQRNLIDEPEFVAEAQEDAIPTPANVRSRVEGTVQERRDGWGTGSAPGSNVGGRNLCIIEEYSGFAESSSSGNASHSRDIPIIHQTVLEEEGETIHNNNNVKHKKNRGKNGGGSSASRRPLILMFGSQRSSSVPSCYGYGKRSKSNSGVVHEVPRIGSDGESEEASGASDEVTSPVNVKLRQKNRRITQEDINKRLSLPADLRVPDAFLQKQSISPEGPLSRSSRRQSLSEIGFGRMETYTKLDKLGEGTYATVYKGRSRLTDNLVALKEIRLEHEEGAPCTAIREVSLLKELKHANIVTLHDIVHTDKSLTLVFEYLDRDLKQYMDECGAQLSLNNVKIFLFQLLRGLAYCHQRRVLHRDLKPQNLLINDRGELKLADFGLARAKSVPTKTYSNEVVTLWYRPPDVLLGSTEYSTQIDMWGVGCIMYEMISGRPLFPGATVEDELHLIFRTLGTPTENTWPGISTNEDFLQYSFPTYNGEPLLAKAPRLAQDSALGLLTKFLLYEAKKRISAAAALKHPFFESLGHTVHTLKDPLES